GCGGCGCGCACGCCGATGGCGGTGTGAGGGTCGAGCAGTTCGCCGCACTCCTTGTAGACCTCGGCGATGGTCTCGCAGGTCTGGGCGTCATCGACGGCCAGGGAGTCGAACAGCTTGCGCGCTTCGGTCCAGCGGTCTTCCTCGACGCTGAAGCCGCCGCCCTGCTTGAAGGTGTCCATCAGGCTGGCGATGGCGGCGCCGTTACGACCGTGCAGGTCGAACAGCAGGCGCTCGAAGTTGGAGGAAACCATGATGTCCATGGACGGCGACAGGGTCGGGTGCAGGGTGTCCTTGACGTACCGGTTGCCGCTCATGAAGCGGTGCAGGATGTCGTTGCGGTTGGTGGCGACGATCAGTTGGCTGATGGGCAGGCCCATGTTGCGCGCCAGGTAGCCGGCGAAGATGTCACCGAAGTTGCCGGTGGGCACCGAGAAGGCCACGGAACGAGCCGGGCCGCCGAGCTGCAGGGCGGCGTGGAAGTAGTAGACGATCTGGGCCATGATCCGCGCCCAGTTGATGGAGTTGACCGCTACCAGTCGGGTGCCCTTGAGGAAGCCCTGGTCGGCGAAGCTGGCCTTGACCATCTCCTGGCAGTCGTCGAAGTTGCCTTCCACGGCGATGTTGTGGATGTTCTCGCCGAGGATGGTGGTCATCTGCCGGCGCTGCACCTCGGACACCCGGTTGTGCGGGTGCATGATGAAGATGTCGACGTGCTCGCAGGCCTTGCAGCCTTCGATGGCGGCCGAGCCGGTGTCGCCGGAGGTGGCGCCCATGATCACCACGCGCTCGCCCCGCTTGGACAGCACATGGTCCAGCAGGCGACCCAGCAGTTGCAGGGCGAAGTCCTTGAAGGCCAGGGTCGGGCCGTGGAACAGCTCCAGCACCCACTCGTTGCCGTTCAGCTGGCGCAGCGGCGCCACGGCGTTGTGGGCGAACACGCCGTAGGTTTCCTCGAGGATCTTCTTGAAATCGGC
This genomic window from Pseudomonas furukawaii contains:
- the thrC gene encoding threonine synthase, producing the protein MRYISTRGQAPALNFEDVLLAGLASDGGLYVPENLPRFTVEEIASWAGLPYHELAFRVMRPFVAGSIDDADFKKILEETYGVFAHNAVAPLRQLNGNEWVLELFHGPTLAFKDFALQLLGRLLDHVLSKRGERVVIMGATSGDTGSAAIEGCKACEHVDIFIMHPHNRVSEVQRRQMTTILGENIHNIAVEGNFDDCQEMVKASFADQGFLKGTRLVAVNSINWARIMAQIVYYFHAALQLGGPARSVAFSVPTGNFGDIFAGYLARNMGLPISQLIVATNRNDILHRFMSGNRYVKDTLHPTLSPSMDIMVSSNFERLLFDLHGRNGAAIASLMDTFKQGGGFSVEEDRWTEARKLFDSLAVDDAQTCETIAEVYKECGELLDPHTAIGVRAARECRRSLAIPMVVLGTAHPVKFPEAVEKAGIDAVPALPAHLADLFQREERCTVLPNDLKAIQAFVAAHGNRGKPL